Genomic DNA from Triticum dicoccoides isolate Atlit2015 ecotype Zavitan chromosome 4B, WEW_v2.0, whole genome shotgun sequence:
AGTCTCATACAATTCAGTTTATAATGGGCACAAGACAGTATAAGCATTACCCACAATGAGTTATACAAGCTAAGATTAAGAGATATCACCTTGGGATGCTTCTTCCATCTAAGGCTTCTCTTGCTGCTGATGCAGTGGGTGCATCAGTATACTGGATCAGTGCCTGTTGGGAAATTTAAGATGGGGGTTTTGCCTTTTTGCAATGATCAAGTACTTGAAACAAAATGAAATATGGAATTACCTGAAAACCTGCAGCCTTCTCAAAAGTGGCTATTTTGTGAACAAATCCAAAAGCAGAGAAAACCTGAAATGCAATAGGAGATGAGGGTCATGTATAGGAGTAAAAAATAAGTCTAGGAGACCAATCTACCGTAAACAATGGTACATATAAACAATCGATAATTAAATGATGCATAAACCATTTTTCCGAAACAAATTAACTCTTGTGTTCCACCAAAAAAATCAAGGGGGAAAGGTCTTAAAGAAACACACTCTACAGCCAAAGAGTGAGACTGAACTGTCAAACAACCAGCTGGAAATGATCCCTAACAAAATAATCTCAAAAGAAGCATCGAATAATATACTAATCTTCTAAAGGTTTGGGAATTTAACCTTTCGTCAATAACTTGGATAAACAATGAAGTGACCTACACTGGAGATAAGCGTGATGATGAAGGATGATTAGAAAATGGCATCCTCAAGATGAGAGTTCATAAAAACTTCAAATGCAACAGTTAGAAGACAGAGGAAGCAAACAAACATGGTATCTCTCCAATTGCAGGTGGTGATAACGACATTTTCTCCAAGTTAACATGGGCCTGCTGATTCATGCAGAATACGTTACTACGAGATGAACAGCTATGTAAAATCTTGGATTTACAAGGATCAGGTCAGGTAGACTCCCTTGGATATCTTCAGCCAATGACAGGCATCAAGAAAACTCAAATTTATTGTTGCCTAATAAACCCAGGCGTCAAAGTTTTTATTAAGACAGGGTAAATAAATAAATTTAGAACTCACCAAATGGATTACATCGATGGTGACGTCACTAGCTTGAACACCCTCTATGGTAACAAGCAACACATTTCCAGCAGTCTCACCAGGGCTCTTATTGTTAATTATTTCTTGTCTATTTGAATACTGGATGTAAACAGTTTTGCCTCGAATTTGTGCTGGTTCTGAAGATGATGCAAAATAAGAAACCATTGAAATGGCTTGATTAACATCGGTCTGCAAACAAATAAATCTTCGCATAAGTGATCCTGGCATTATCAATTTTAACATATAAATCAGTTAGTTGTACAGAATTAACCAGACAAAAGCAAATGTACAAACCTTTTATTTCTAACTATAGAAAGTTTTCAAATTATGTATGCGGTTACAAGCTAACCAATGATATAAATTATTATGCTCCCTCCGTCCCGATACATccgtacatccgtatctagacaaatctaagacaaataaTTCAGGACAAAGGTACATTAATGCCCACAAAACTGCAATCTACTCCAGTAATTCTGCAATCCCCACTTACTAACACAACCAAATTGAACACATGCAGAGCATCCTATATCCCTAGCATAAAACCAAATGAATAGTGTCATATGGAATCTTACAACCACAAAAGATCTTAGCTGCACATGCTTGGATACAAGTTAGCTACAGATCAATTCAACATATTGATGCAATAAGCTTTCCATTATTACAGAACTGAAGTCCATTAGCTCAGAAAATCCAATCATTCAGCTCCGAACCATCCTACACTGTCATAAAAAAAACAAAATCCAGCGTTTGCACATATTCCACAGCCCCCAGCCTTATCAATCCATACAAGGCAGAGATGCAGGAGCGGCAGATGGCCTCAGAAGGCCCCGCATAAAGTTCGTAGAGGATAAATCCTAACTGCTCTTCACAAATCCCACAGCGAACCAGACTAAAATAAGTAGATACGGGAATAGTGTACAAGCCACTAAAGCTCTCGTTATGACTGATCCATAAAACTGAAGAAACCATTACCCCACGTGTTGACAATTGATGTGCAGGCCAAATAAACCAACCATGGCCAACCTACCCACAGTGCGTGAATATTAGGCATGAGGCCTTGCTACCCGTACAAGATCGCTAACAAATTCCACTATTGCGCGACTAGATCCAAAATTGACCTGCAACTACATGGATGATCGTGCAAAATAAACTCGAAGGAGTATACGGAAACCAACAGCGATCCGGAATTTCCCACCGGATCGCGCGTATCGACGGGGGCAAGGGGGACCGGGGTGAGGGGGTAGTAGGATGTCTTACAAACTCGACGAAGGCCTGGTTGCGGTTGGCGCCGACGCCGGATTTGGTGTTGACGATGCGGCCGAAGGGCTTGCAGAGCTCAACGAGCTCCTCCTCCGTGCACTCCCAGGGCAGGTTCCGCAGGTGCAGCACCTTCGACGGCGTCTGCGTGTACCGGAACTGCTGCCCAGCCCCACCCCCGCCGGACGACGA
This window encodes:
- the LOC119296148 gene encoding polypyrimidine tract-binding protein homolog 1-like isoform X2 gives rise to the protein MSSSGGGGAGQQFRYTQTPSKVLHLRNLPWECTEEELVELCKPFGRIVNTKSGVGANRNQAFVEFTDVNQAISMVSYFASSSEPAQIRGKTVYIQYSNRQEIINNKSPGETAGNVLLVTIEGVQASDVTIDVIHLVFSAFGFVHKIATFEKAAGFQALIQYTDAPTASAAREALDGRSIPRYLLPDHVVSCHLRISFSAHKDLNIKFQSHRSRDYTNPYLPVNSSAIDSTLQPAVGADGRRVEAEGNVLLASIENMQYAVSVDVLHTVFSAFGTVQKIAIFEKNGGTQALIQYPGCSSLLATIEVTCSNVVAVGRRVAWRRGRWWLAPKSPPCPYIIFFLF
- the LOC119296148 gene encoding polypyrimidine tract-binding protein homolog 1-like isoform X3 encodes the protein MSSSGGGGAGQQFRYTQTPSKVLHLRNLPWECTEEELVELCKPFGRIVNTKSGVGANRNQAFVEFTDVNQAISMVSYFASSSEPAQIRGKTVYIQYSNRQEIINNKSPGETAGNVLLVTIEGVQASDVTIDVIHLVFSAFGFVHKIATFEKAAGFQALIQYTDAPTASAAREALDGRSIPRYLLPDHVVSCHLRISFSAHKDLNIKFQSHRSRDYTNPYLPVNSSAIDSTLQPAVGADGRRVEAEGNVLLASIENMQYAVSVDVLHTVFSAFGTVQKIAIFEKNGGTQALIQYPDASTATVAKEALEGHCIYDGGYCS
- the LOC119296148 gene encoding polypyrimidine tract-binding protein homolog 1-like isoform X4; amino-acid sequence: MSSSGGGGAGQQFRYTQTPSKVLHLRNLPWECTEEELVELCKPFGRIVNTKSGVGANRNQAFVEFTDVNQAISMVSYFASSSEPAQIRGKTVYIQYSNRQEIINNKSPGETAGNVLLVTIEGVQASDVTIDVIHLVFSAFGFVHKIATFEKAAGFQALIQYTDAPTASAAREALDGRSIPRYLLPDHVVSCHLRISFSAHKDLNIKFQSHRSRDYTNPYLPVNSSAIDSTLQPAVGADGRRVEAEGNVLLASIENMQYAVSVDVLHTVFSAFGTVQKIAIFEKNGGTQALIQYPDFHQPILTASAGYPLAT